A genomic region of Ignavibacteria bacterium contains the following coding sequences:
- the ftsZ gene encoding cell division protein FtsZ has protein sequence MSLNRLDHIPPRRTYAIFIDEEPEEQPVAKIKVVGVGGGGCNAISSMITRGLNGVEFIAINTDVQSLNTCLAPNKLQIGASITKGLGTGGKVELGKKAAEEDREKILKALEGAEMVFITTGEGGGTGTGASPVVGSIARSTGALVVAVVTKPSALEGTQRGKIAEKGIAELREYCDSLIVIPNDNIKHAIDKNVSVFAGYDKPNEVLYNAVKGISDLILRSGRINVDFADVKTVLRDSGDAIMGIGRASGENKVIEALNKAISSPLLEEIDLRHSHSVLVNFTGSDSMTFFEVDEAMKRLQEMLNPNCFIKVGVVHDQDMGDEVMVTIIAAGYNKIPKLQKPVDETPNLTLIDGNDIVSGGQLVGPDGSDITTEIDLDFLPDTTYKPENDSQYEIPTFKRLKPNNPDDNIKKTEKDQEQDKKDKNETDDEFLKEIKKQKRKDDDESDTSAFLRKLMD, from the coding sequence ATGTCTCTAAATCGTCTTGACCACATACCCCCACGAAGAACTTATGCAATCTTCATTGATGAAGAACCCGAAGAACAACCAGTTGCAAAAATAAAAGTGGTTGGAGTAGGAGGCGGAGGTTGCAACGCAATTAGCAGTATGATTACACGCGGTCTTAATGGCGTGGAATTTATTGCTATCAATACAGATGTGCAAAGCTTGAATACCTGTCTTGCACCAAACAAGCTTCAAATTGGTGCTTCAATCACAAAAGGCTTGGGCACTGGAGGAAAAGTCGAGCTTGGGAAAAAAGCCGCTGAAGAAGATCGCGAGAAAATTTTAAAAGCACTTGAAGGTGCTGAAATGGTATTTATTACAACTGGTGAGGGTGGAGGTACTGGAACAGGTGCATCTCCAGTTGTGGGAAGTATTGCAAGATCAACCGGTGCATTGGTTGTTGCTGTTGTAACCAAGCCATCTGCACTTGAAGGAACTCAAAGAGGTAAAATCGCTGAGAAAGGGATTGCGGAGCTTCGTGAGTACTGTGACAGCTTAATTGTTATTCCTAACGACAACATTAAGCATGCAATTGATAAAAATGTTTCAGTTTTTGCAGGTTACGATAAGCCAAACGAAGTTTTGTACAATGCTGTCAAAGGCATTAGTGACTTAATTCTCAGAAGTGGAAGAATTAATGTTGATTTTGCCGATGTGAAAACTGTTTTGCGCGACAGCGGTGATGCAATTATGGGAATTGGCAGAGCAAGTGGTGAAAACAAAGTTATTGAAGCTTTGAATAAGGCAATTAGTTCTCCATTGCTCGAAGAAATTGACTTAAGACATTCTCACAGTGTCTTGGTTAACTTTACTGGCTCTGACTCTATGACCTTTTTCGAAGTTGATGAAGCAATGAAAAGATTGCAAGAAATGCTTAATCCGAATTGTTTCATTAAAGTTGGAGTTGTACATGACCAGGATATGGGCGATGAAGTAATGGTAACCATTATTGCAGCTGGTTATAATAAAATTCCAAAATTGCAAAAACCAGTTGATGAAACACCTAACTTAACACTTATCGATGGAAATGATATCGTTTCCGGCGGTCAACTCGTTGGTCCTGATGGTTCAGATATTACAACTGAAATTGATCTAGATTTCTTACCAGATACTACTTATAAACCAGAGAACGATAGTCAATATGAAATTCCAACTTTTAAAAGATTAAAACCTAATAATCCTGATGATAACATTAAGAAAACTGAAAAAGATCAAGAGCAAGACAAAAAGGATAAAAATGAAACCGATGATGAGTTTTTGAAAGAAATCAAAAAACAAAAAAGAAAAGATGATGATGAAAGTGATACTTCTGCTTTTCTCAGAAAGTTAATGGACTGA
- a CDS encoding HAD family phosphatase — protein MIRAILFDMDGVIVDSLHYHYLAWDKMFSDRGGKVSEHTVLLHEGRNSREILPILIEETKVYIPENEWDDFIDKKREYYRSIVELKYFPMVFETIQELKNRGLKTALVTASARKNMEKAIPEDKRKLFDVILTAENFRKAKPNPDPYLEAQKRLGVSVNECVVIENAPLGIEAAKNAGMICIAVETTLGREYLTQADFIINSINELIGFFPILKK, from the coding sequence ATGATTAGAGCAATTTTATTTGATATGGATGGAGTGATTGTAGATTCGCTCCATTATCATTATCTCGCCTGGGATAAAATGTTTAGTGATCGCGGTGGTAAAGTTTCTGAACATACCGTTCTACTGCATGAGGGAAGAAATTCAAGAGAAATTTTACCAATTCTAATAGAAGAAACAAAAGTTTATATACCTGAAAATGAATGGGATGATTTCATAGATAAAAAGAGAGAATATTATCGTTCAATTGTTGAATTAAAATATTTCCCGATGGTTTTCGAAACAATTCAAGAATTAAAAAATCGAGGATTAAAAACAGCGCTGGTGACTGCTTCTGCTCGGAAAAATATGGAGAAAGCAATTCCTGAAGATAAACGAAAATTATTTGATGTAATTTTAACTGCAGAAAATTTCAGAAAGGCAAAGCCTAATCCTGATCCCTACCTCGAAGCGCAAAAAAGATTGGGTGTATCCGTAAATGAATGTGTTGTGATTGAAAATGCTCCCCTTGGTATCGAAGCTGCAAAAAATGCTGGTATGATTTGCATAGCAGTAGAAACAACTCTTGGAAGGGAATATCTCACTCAAGCAGATTTTATTATTAATTCAATTAATGAATTAATTGGTTTCTTCCCTATTTTGAAAAAATGA
- the rfbB gene encoding dTDP-glucose 4,6-dehydratase, which produces MQKILVTGGCGFIGSNFIRYVLKNSDYEIVNIDKLTYAGNLKNLVDIQYNQRYKFYKGDICNYELVSFIVEKEKVDAIINFAAESHVDRSILSSQEFIRTNVTGTNVLLEITREYELKKFLQISTDEVYGSLGPEGKFTEETPLSPNSPYSASKASADLLVKAYNHTYGIPALITRCSNNYGPFQFPEKLIPLMIINALNNKPLPVYGDGMNVRDWIYVEDHCDAILRVFENGRIGEVYNIGAENEKPNIEIVKLILRELGKDESLITFVKDRPGHDRRYAIDATKIKTELGWKPAHTFETAIKETINWYIQNQSWWKEIISGDYLNYYKKWYEER; this is translated from the coding sequence TTGCAAAAAATACTTGTAACAGGCGGCTGTGGATTTATCGGCAGCAATTTTATAAGGTATGTCTTAAAAAATTCAGATTATGAAATTGTAAATATTGATAAGCTTACTTATGCAGGTAATTTGAAAAACCTCGTAGATATTCAATACAATCAAAGATACAAATTTTATAAGGGCGATATTTGTAATTACGAGCTTGTCTCTTTTATAGTTGAAAAAGAAAAAGTAGATGCAATCATAAATTTTGCAGCAGAATCCCATGTTGATCGAAGCATTCTCTCATCTCAAGAATTTATTCGGACAAATGTGACTGGTACAAACGTTCTATTGGAAATAACCAGAGAGTATGAACTAAAGAAATTTCTTCAAATATCCACTGATGAAGTTTATGGTTCTTTAGGTCCCGAAGGAAAATTCACTGAAGAAACTCCACTCTCACCGAATAGTCCATATTCAGCTTCGAAAGCGAGTGCGGATTTACTTGTGAAGGCTTACAATCACACTTATGGAATTCCCGCTCTAATTACCAGATGCTCAAATAATTATGGTCCTTTTCAATTTCCTGAAAAATTGATTCCATTGATGATAATTAATGCATTAAACAACAAACCATTACCTGTTTACGGTGATGGAATGAATGTTCGTGATTGGATTTATGTGGAAGACCACTGTGATGCAATCCTTCGAGTTTTTGAAAATGGACGAATAGGTGAAGTTTATAATATTGGTGCAGAAAATGAAAAACCCAACATCGAAATTGTAAAATTGATTCTAAGAGAACTTGGTAAGGATGAGTCATTAATTACTTTTGTAAAAGATAGACCGGGACACGATCGACGCTATGCAATTGATGCGACAAAAATAAAAACAGAACTTGGCTGGAAGCCAGCTCATACTTTTGAAACAGCCATTAAAGAAACAATAAACTGGTATATCCAAAATCAATCCTGGTGGAAAGAAATTATTTCAGGAGACTACCTTAATTATTATAAAAAATGGTACGAGGAGAGATAA
- a CDS encoding nucleotide sugar dehydrogenase produces MNNLEQKIKSKKAVIGVVGLGYVGLPLAVEFALKGFKTIGIDLSKWKVEKINKGENYIQDVSDKDLEKVVKKGLLTAYDNYILIPEIDVIYICVPTPFTENKDPDITFIEQAAEEISKGLRKDHLVILKSTTFPNTTEGVVQPILEKSGLKVGKDFYLAFSPERIDPGNKVWTTKNTPVVVGGVTKKCTELAALANAQIIEKVVKVSNPKVAEMEKLLENIFRSVNIALVNEMALLCDRMGGINVWEVIEAASTKPFGFMPFYPGPGIGGHCILIDPYYLEWQARSYDFVTHFIRIAAETNENMPFYVKHMILREISQTDKSIQNSKILFLGAAFKKDVDDTRHSPAIKVMELLLKDFDGLNLCYNDPYVPEIEVNGLKLKSVNLTKKLLKEMDLVVITTNHSIYDYDFIVQNSKKVIDTRNATKDVKKNREKIVLLGSGSKKGYSV; encoded by the coding sequence ATGAATAATCTTGAACAAAAAATAAAATCAAAAAAAGCAGTCATTGGAGTGGTTGGTCTTGGTTATGTTGGACTTCCACTCGCTGTTGAATTTGCATTAAAAGGTTTTAAAACTATTGGTATAGATCTTTCAAAATGGAAAGTCGAAAAAATTAATAAAGGAGAAAATTATATTCAGGATGTTAGTGATAAAGATTTAGAAAAAGTTGTAAAGAAAGGTTTATTGACTGCTTATGATAATTATATTCTCATCCCAGAAATTGATGTAATATACATTTGTGTTCCGACCCCATTTACGGAAAATAAAGACCCTGATATTACATTTATTGAACAAGCTGCGGAAGAAATTTCCAAAGGACTTAGAAAAGATCATCTTGTCATTTTAAAGAGCACAACTTTCCCAAATACAACCGAAGGAGTCGTCCAGCCAATTTTAGAAAAATCAGGACTGAAAGTCGGGAAAGATTTCTATCTCGCATTTTCACCTGAAAGAATTGATCCTGGTAATAAAGTCTGGACAACCAAGAACACACCAGTTGTAGTTGGTGGAGTTACCAAGAAGTGTACTGAACTTGCCGCACTTGCAAATGCGCAGATCATTGAAAAAGTCGTAAAAGTTTCTAATCCAAAAGTTGCTGAAATGGAAAAACTTTTGGAAAACATTTTTAGAAGTGTAAACATTGCACTTGTAAATGAAATGGCTCTGCTTTGTGATCGAATGGGCGGGATAAATGTTTGGGAAGTTATCGAAGCTGCTTCTACAAAACCATTCGGATTTATGCCTTTCTATCCAGGACCTGGAATTGGCGGACATTGTATTTTGATTGATCCTTATTACCTTGAATGGCAGGCTCGTTCTTATGACTTTGTGACTCACTTTATAAGAATTGCAGCCGAGACAAACGAAAATATGCCTTTCTATGTAAAACATATGATTTTAAGAGAAATCAGTCAGACGGATAAATCAATTCAGAATTCTAAAATTTTGTTTTTGGGTGCTGCATTCAAAAAAGATGTTGATGATACCCGTCATTCTCCTGCAATTAAAGTTATGGAATTATTATTAAAAGATTTTGACGGATTAAATTTATGTTACAATGATCCTTATGTGCCAGAAATTGAAGTCAATGGTTTAAAACTAAAATCAGTCAATCTTACTAAAAAATTACTTAAAGAAATGGATCTGGTTGTGATTACAACAAATCATTCAATTTATGATTATGACTTTATTGTTCAGAATTCAAAAAAAGTAATTGATACAAGAAATGCGACAAAAGATGTAAAGAAAAACAGAGAAAAAATTGTACTCTTAGGTTCCGGATCAAAGAAAGGATATTCAGTTTGA
- the wecB gene encoding UDP-N-acetylglucosamine 2-epimerase (non-hydrolyzing), whose amino-acid sequence MKKIISVVGARPNYMKVAPIHRAFQKYSDKVQHLICHTGQHYDVNMSKIFFEELELPQPDFYLGVGSGSHAEQTAKVMIEFEKVLLQEKPDLVIVVGDVNSTIACSLVAVKLGIKVAHVEAGLRSFDRTMPEEINRLLTDQIADYLFVTEKSGIENLKNEGISDYKIFFVGNTMIDSLVNYLPKIENSTILEELNLKPFEFIVVTLHRPSNVDEPANLIKIFEEFRKIAEKYKIVFPIHPRTKKTLQSSNVDYNHPNILLIEPVGYISFIKLVKNSLIVLTDSGGIQEETTFLKIPCLTLRKNTERPITAEIGTNKLIGTEYHKIAEECFKTINNPPQNSQIPPLWDGRASERITAKIIELLN is encoded by the coding sequence TTGAAAAAGATAATCTCCGTTGTTGGTGCAAGACCGAATTATATGAAAGTTGCACCAATTCATCGAGCTTTCCAGAAATATTCAGATAAAGTTCAGCATTTGATTTGTCATACTGGTCAGCACTACGATGTAAATATGTCCAAAATCTTTTTTGAAGAACTTGAACTTCCACAACCAGATTTTTATCTCGGTGTGGGTTCGGGTTCACATGCTGAACAAACTGCAAAAGTTATGATTGAATTTGAAAAAGTATTATTGCAGGAAAAACCCGATCTTGTAATTGTTGTAGGTGATGTCAACTCAACGATTGCATGTAGTCTTGTTGCTGTAAAACTTGGAATTAAAGTAGCTCATGTCGAAGCAGGGTTAAGAAGTTTCGATAGAACGATGCCTGAAGAAATCAATCGTCTGTTGACAGATCAAATTGCTGATTATTTATTTGTTACTGAAAAAAGTGGAATTGAAAATCTTAAGAATGAAGGAATTTCTGATTATAAAATTTTCTTCGTTGGGAATACAATGATTGACTCGCTGGTTAATTATTTACCAAAAATTGAAAATTCTACAATTCTTGAAGAACTAAATCTTAAGCCATTTGAATTTATCGTTGTTACTTTGCACAGACCAAGCAATGTTGATGAACCAGCAAATCTTATAAAAATTTTTGAAGAGTTTAGAAAGATTGCGGAGAAATATAAGATTGTATTCCCAATTCATCCAAGAACAAAGAAAACACTTCAATCAAGCAATGTTGATTACAATCATCCTAATATTTTATTAATTGAACCTGTTGGTTATATTAGTTTCATAAAGCTTGTTAAAAATTCATTGATTGTTCTTACAGATTCTGGTGGAATTCAGGAAGAAACTACTTTCTTGAAGATTCCATGTTTGACATTAAGAAAAAATACAGAAAGACCAATTACAGCTGAAATTGGAACGAATAAATTGATTGGAACTGAATATCATAAAATAGCGGAAGAATGTTTTAAGACTATCAATAATCCACCACAGAATTCTCAAATTCCACCACTCTGGGATGGAAGAGCCTCTGAAAGAATTACTGCAAAAATCATTGAACTTTTGAATTAA
- a CDS encoding glycosyltransferase family 4 protein, with protein MKILQINNYTYNRGGAETVFFSLVELLRSKNHNIITVGKYNDNSPPKVDYLISESQFFFNRFYSFKSKLILEKILSDQKPEIVHIHNIIGGITFSILPVIKRYRIPIVASIHDFRLLCPVGIFVNGKKEICEKCKVGKYYEGILNKCSPDGYLKSSIVVSESYLRDLFFPHSKFFDAYLFVSEFTKQKFLEYYPEIESKSYVLYNFTNTFSFTRKRGDYFLYFGRLDREKGLLTLLKAFSQLKNIKIIILGSGPFAKLIEQFNSNKNIEYLGFKTGAELRELIENSQYVIIPSECYETLSMSAVEALSLSKPIITSGLGGLKELLDDGNNGFIFEPGNFKSLKEVIIKAYSITDEEYFRMSESCFEYAKKHFDKENYYQKLISVYQSLVKN; from the coding sequence ATGAAAATTCTTCAGATAAATAATTACACTTATAATCGAGGTGGTGCGGAAACAGTTTTTTTTAGTTTGGTTGAGCTTCTTAGGTCTAAAAATCACAACATAATTACCGTCGGTAAATATAACGACAACAGCCCGCCCAAAGTTGATTATTTAATTTCTGAAAGCCAATTTTTTTTTAATCGCTTCTATTCTTTCAAATCAAAATTGATTTTAGAAAAGATTTTAAGTGATCAAAAGCCAGAAATAGTCCACATTCACAACATTATTGGCGGAATTACATTTTCTATTCTTCCAGTAATTAAAAGATATCGCATACCAATTGTAGCTTCAATTCATGATTTTAGATTACTATGTCCTGTTGGAATATTTGTAAATGGGAAAAAAGAAATCTGTGAAAAATGTAAAGTTGGTAAATATTATGAAGGTATACTAAACAAATGCAGTCCTGATGGATATTTGAAAAGCTCGATAGTTGTTTCTGAAAGCTATTTAAGAGATTTGTTCTTCCCGCATTCAAAATTCTTTGATGCTTATCTTTTTGTTAGTGAATTTACCAAACAAAAGTTTTTAGAATATTATCCAGAGATCGAAAGCAAATCTTATGTACTTTATAATTTCACGAATACATTTTCGTTTACTCGAAAGAGAGGAGATTATTTCCTTTACTTTGGTCGGTTAGATAGAGAGAAAGGTTTATTAACTCTTCTCAAAGCTTTTTCTCAATTGAAAAATATAAAAATAATTATTCTTGGTTCTGGTCCATTTGCTAAACTTATTGAACAATTTAATTCAAATAAAAATATTGAGTATCTGGGTTTTAAAACGGGTGCTGAACTTAGAGAGTTAATAGAAAATTCTCAATATGTAATCATACCTTCTGAATGTTATGAAACTCTTTCAATGAGTGCAGTTGAGGCACTTTCTTTATCTAAACCAATTATTACATCAGGATTAGGTGGTTTGAAAGAATTACTTGATGATGGTAACAACGGATTTATTTTTGAACCAGGAAATTTTAAAAGTTTAAAGGAAGTAATAATTAAAGCTTATTCAATTACAGATGAAGAATATTTCAGAATGAGTGAAAGTTGTTTTGAATACGCTAAAAAGCACTTTGATAAAGAGAATTATTATCAAAAACTAATTTCGGTTTATCAGTCACTGGTAAAAAATTAA